Proteins from a genomic interval of Streptomyces fodineus:
- a CDS encoding lipase maturation factor family protein, producing MNWFTAPDYWLTRLVFQRALAAVYLFAFLTAALQFRALLGERGMLPIPRFVARAPFRRAPSLFHLHYSDRFFAGCAWAGCAVSAALLAGADSLLPLWAGILLWLMPWALYLSIVNVGQTWYAFGWESLLLETGFLAAFLGNDEVAPPVVVLFLLRWILFRVEFGAGLIKLRGDACWRKLTCLYYHHETQPMPGPLSWFFHHLPKPLHRVEVAANHLTQLVVPVLLFTPQPIASAAAALMIVTQLWLVLSGNFSWLNWITIVLALSALRFPASAPSVPAAPLGYEVPVLAVAALLLFLSYHPVMNMISRRQIMNRSFDPLHLVNTYGAFGSVSRVRYEVVVEGTLDDLPREDSDWREYEFRGKPGDTRHWPRQFAPYHLRLDWLMWFAALSPAYAGDWFGALVERLLENDRDTLRLLRRSPFPPDSPPRYIRARLFRYRYTTWRELRESGACWERTYVREYLPPTRLAEVAGRS from the coding sequence GTGAACTGGTTCACCGCTCCCGACTACTGGCTGACCCGGCTGGTCTTCCAGCGGGCTCTGGCCGCCGTGTACCTGTTCGCGTTCCTGACGGCGGCCCTGCAGTTCCGGGCCCTGCTGGGCGAACGCGGCATGCTGCCGATCCCCCGTTTCGTGGCGCGGGCGCCCTTCAGACGGGCGCCGAGCCTGTTCCATCTGCACTACTCCGACCGCTTCTTCGCGGGCTGCGCCTGGGCCGGGTGCGCGGTGTCGGCGGCGCTGCTCGCCGGCGCGGACTCCCTGCTGCCGCTGTGGGCCGGGATCCTGCTGTGGCTGATGCCGTGGGCGCTGTATCTGTCGATCGTCAACGTGGGCCAGACGTGGTACGCGTTCGGCTGGGAGTCACTGCTGCTGGAGACGGGGTTCCTGGCCGCGTTCCTCGGCAACGACGAGGTGGCGCCGCCGGTCGTCGTGCTGTTCCTGCTGCGCTGGATCCTGTTCCGGGTCGAGTTCGGCGCCGGGCTGATCAAGTTGCGGGGCGACGCCTGCTGGCGGAAACTGACCTGCCTGTACTACCACCATGAGACACAGCCCATGCCGGGCCCCCTGAGCTGGTTCTTCCACCATCTGCCGAAGCCGCTGCACCGGGTGGAGGTGGCCGCCAACCACCTCACCCAACTGGTCGTACCGGTGCTGCTGTTCACACCGCAGCCCATCGCCTCGGCCGCCGCCGCCCTGATGATCGTCACCCAGCTGTGGCTGGTGCTGTCCGGCAACTTCTCCTGGCTGAACTGGATCACCATCGTGCTGGCCCTGTCCGCGCTGCGGTTCCCCGCGTCCGCGCCGTCCGTGCCGGCGGCGCCGCTGGGTTACGAGGTCCCGGTGCTCGCGGTCGCCGCGCTGCTGCTCTTCCTGAGCTACCACCCGGTGATGAACATGATCTCCCGCCGCCAGATCATGAACCGCTCCTTCGACCCGTTGCACCTGGTGAACACCTACGGCGCGTTCGGCAGCGTCAGCCGCGTCCGCTACGAGGTGGTGGTCGAGGGCACGCTGGACGACCTACCGCGTGAGGACTCCGACTGGCGGGAGTACGAGTTCCGGGGCAAGCCCGGGGACACCCGGCACTGGCCGCGCCAGTTCGCCCCCTACCATCTGCGCCTGGACTGGCTGATGTGGTTCGCGGCGCTGTCCCCCGCCTATGCCGGCGACTGGTTCGGGGCTCTGGTGGAGCGGCTGCTGGAGAACGACCGCGACACCCTGCGCCTGCTGCGCCGCTCCCCCTTCCCGCCGGACAGCCCGCCCCGTTACATCCGGGCCCGGCTCTTCCGCTACCGCTACACCACCTGGCGGGAGCTGCGGGAGTCGGGGGCGTGCTGGGAGCGCACGTATGTCCGCGAGTATCTGCCGCCGACCAGGCTGGCGGAGGTGGCCGGGCGGTCCTGA
- a CDS encoding cupin domain-containing protein produces the protein MTDDQSPAPDAPLLRGPEDGELIDVAGVAHFFRLTGEHTGGRFACEEFSLAPGTMGARPHVHDGHDEYFYVLEGELTLHTGDGEVTAGPGHLLAATRGTPHGFRNAGPVPARALCLYTPAGYENYFRDVHAAVSAGAEVTDELLAEFRSRYRTRSHQVPSEGRQDP, from the coding sequence ATGACCGATGATCAATCTCCTGCTCCCGATGCTCCGTTGCTGCGAGGTCCCGAGGACGGTGAACTCATCGACGTCGCCGGCGTCGCGCACTTCTTCCGGCTCACCGGCGAGCACACGGGCGGGCGCTTCGCCTGCGAGGAGTTCAGCCTCGCCCCGGGCACCATGGGCGCCAGGCCGCACGTGCACGACGGACACGACGAGTACTTCTACGTCCTCGAGGGCGAGTTGACGCTGCACACCGGCGACGGCGAGGTGACGGCCGGCCCCGGTCACCTGCTCGCCGCCACCCGCGGCACCCCGCACGGTTTCCGCAACGCCGGCCCGGTTCCGGCACGCGCGCTGTGCCTCTACACCCCGGCCGGGTACGAGAACTACTTCCGCGACGTGCATGCCGCCGTGAGCGCCGGTGCCGAGGTGACCGACGAGCTGCTGGCCGAGTTCCGCAGCCGCTACCGGACCCGGTCGCACCAGGTGCCCTCGGAGGGGCGCCAGGACCCGTAG
- a CDS encoding amidohydrolase family protein — MTVDAHHHVWDLSVRDQDWIPEGSPLRRDFTLADLEPEARAAGVTRTVLVQTVTVPEETPEFLALADAHDLIAAVVGWTDLTRPDVADELARLRERPGGVFLKGIRHQVQSEPDPQWLLRPDVHRGLTAVADAGLVYDLVVLPHQLPACAKAAQALPHLTFVLDHLGKPPIASGALEPWATDLRALAALPNTVCKVSGMVTEAGPDSRTVDDLRPYAETALEAFGPDRLMFGSDWPVCTSAATYTEVHAIMAELTADLGEADRRALFQDTATAVYGL; from the coding sequence GTGACCGTCGACGCCCACCACCACGTCTGGGACCTGTCCGTCCGCGACCAGGACTGGATCCCCGAGGGCAGCCCGCTCAGGCGCGACTTCACCCTGGCCGACCTGGAACCCGAGGCGAGGGCGGCCGGAGTCACCCGGACGGTCCTCGTCCAGACGGTCACCGTGCCCGAGGAGACCCCCGAGTTCCTGGCCCTGGCCGACGCACACGACCTGATCGCCGCTGTCGTCGGCTGGACCGACCTCACCCGCCCGGACGTGGCCGACGAACTGGCCCGGCTGCGCGAACGGCCCGGCGGGGTCTTCCTGAAGGGCATCCGGCACCAGGTCCAGAGCGAACCCGACCCTCAGTGGCTGCTGCGTCCGGACGTACACCGGGGCCTGACCGCCGTCGCGGACGCGGGGCTCGTGTACGACCTCGTCGTCCTGCCGCACCAGCTCCCGGCCTGCGCGAAGGCGGCCCAGGCTCTCCCGCACCTCACGTTCGTCCTCGACCACTTGGGCAAACCGCCCATCGCGAGCGGTGCCCTCGAACCCTGGGCCACGGACCTGCGCGCCCTTGCCGCCCTGCCCAACACCGTCTGCAAGGTCTCCGGCATGGTCACGGAGGCCGGCCCGGACTCCCGGACCGTCGACGATCTGCGCCCCTACGCCGAGACCGCCTTGGAGGCCTTCGGCCCCGACCGCCTGATGTTCGGCTCCGACTGGCCCGTGTGCACATCGGCGGCCACCTACACCGAAGTGCACGCCATCATGGCCGAATTGACCGCGGACCTCGGCGAGGCGGACCGCCGGGCCCTCTTCCAGGACACCGCCACAGCCGTCTACGGTCTGTGA
- a CDS encoding L-rhamnose mutarotase produces the protein MRVALHTKVRADRIAEYEAAHRAVPEELTRAIRAAGATSWTIWRSGTDLFHLLECEDYARLLAELDQLPVNVAWQARMAQLLSVVHDYSRAGADAGLPVVWELP, from the coding sequence ATGAGAGTCGCCCTGCACACCAAGGTCCGCGCCGACCGGATCGCCGAGTACGAGGCGGCCCATCGCGCCGTCCCGGAGGAACTGACCCGGGCCATCCGGGCCGCCGGTGCCACCTCCTGGACCATCTGGCGCAGCGGCACCGACCTCTTCCACCTGCTGGAGTGCGAGGACTACGCCCGGCTGCTCGCCGAACTGGACCAGCTCCCCGTCAACGTGGCTTGGCAGGCCCGCATGGCCCAGCTGCTCTCCGTCGTGCACGACTACTCCCGTGCCGGCGCGGACGCGGGCCTGCCCGTCGTCTGGGAGCTGCCGTGA
- a CDS encoding aldo/keto reductase, whose translation MTRLGRSGVEVTPLGFGAATLGNLYRPMDDEQAHDTVRAAWQRGIRYFDTAPHYGLGLSERRLGAALRAYDRAHYTVSTKVGRRLDPADGTGDDLANGFAVPATHRRVWDFSADGIRRTLEASLDRLGLDRVDIVYLHDPDDHAEQAFREGYPALEKLRAEGVVGAIGAGMNQAAMLTRFVRDTDVDAVLCAGRYTLLDQSAGTELLPTAAERGVPVVLGGVFNSGLLADPTPESTYNYSRTTQELLVRALRMKAVAERHGITLRAAALAFASAHPAVASVLPGPRSAAEVHDCADQFASEVPPEFWQELRESGLLPRKEGPS comes from the coding sequence GTGACGAGGCTCGGCCGCAGCGGCGTCGAGGTCACCCCCCTCGGCTTCGGCGCCGCGACACTCGGCAACCTCTACCGCCCGATGGACGACGAGCAGGCCCACGACACCGTACGGGCCGCCTGGCAGCGCGGCATCCGGTACTTCGACACCGCCCCGCACTACGGCCTCGGCCTGTCCGAACGCCGGCTCGGCGCCGCCCTGCGCGCCTACGACCGCGCCCACTACACGGTCTCCACCAAGGTCGGCCGCCGCCTCGACCCCGCCGACGGCACCGGCGACGACCTGGCCAACGGGTTCGCCGTACCCGCCACCCACCGCCGGGTGTGGGACTTCAGCGCCGACGGGATCCGCCGCACCCTGGAGGCGAGCCTGGACCGCCTCGGCCTGGACCGTGTCGACATCGTCTACCTGCACGATCCGGACGACCACGCCGAGCAGGCCTTCCGCGAGGGCTACCCGGCCCTCGAGAAGCTGCGCGCCGAGGGTGTGGTGGGCGCGATCGGCGCGGGCATGAACCAGGCCGCGATGCTCACCCGGTTCGTCCGCGACACCGACGTGGACGCGGTCCTGTGCGCGGGCCGCTACACGCTGCTCGACCAGAGCGCCGGAACCGAGCTGCTGCCCACGGCCGCCGAGCGCGGGGTGCCGGTCGTCCTCGGCGGCGTGTTCAACTCGGGCCTGCTGGCGGACCCGACGCCCGAGTCGACGTACAACTACAGCCGGACCACACAGGAGTTGCTGGTCCGCGCGCTGCGGATGAAGGCGGTCGCCGAGCGGCACGGCATCACCCTGCGGGCCGCCGCGCTGGCCTTCGCCTCCGCCCACCCGGCCGTCGCCTCCGTCCTGCCCGGCCCCCGCTCCGCAGCCGAAGTCCACGACTGTGCCGACCAGTTCGCGTCCGAAGTCCCACCGGAGTTCTGGCAGGAGCTGCGGGAGTCCGGCCTGCTGCCCCGTAAGGAGGGCCCGTCATGA
- a CDS encoding SDR family NAD(P)-dependent oxidoreductase, whose product MSDFEGLKALVTGGASGIGRATADLLAARGARVAVLDRDPADVDKPLLAYRADVTDDASVRAAVERAAEDLGGLDVLVNNAGIGAQGTVEDNDDAEWRHVFDVNVLGMVRTARAALPHLRRSAHAAIVNTCSIAATAGLPRRALYSATKGAVYSLTLAMAADHVREGIRVNCVNPGTADTPWVGRLLDAAPDPAAERAALEARQPTGRLVSAAEVAGAIAYLASPLSGATTGTALAVDGGMQGLRPRPVGR is encoded by the coding sequence ATGAGCGACTTCGAGGGCCTGAAGGCCCTGGTCACCGGCGGTGCGTCCGGCATCGGCCGGGCCACCGCCGACCTTCTCGCCGCCCGTGGCGCCCGGGTCGCCGTCCTCGACCGGGACCCGGCGGACGTCGACAAGCCGCTCCTCGCCTACCGCGCCGACGTCACCGACGACGCCTCGGTGCGCGCGGCCGTCGAGCGCGCCGCCGAGGACCTCGGCGGCCTGGACGTCCTGGTCAACAACGCCGGGATCGGCGCCCAGGGCACCGTCGAGGACAACGACGACGCCGAGTGGCGGCACGTCTTCGACGTCAACGTCCTCGGCATGGTCCGCACCGCCCGCGCCGCCCTCCCGCACCTGCGCCGGTCCGCGCATGCGGCGATCGTCAACACCTGCTCCATCGCGGCCACCGCCGGTCTGCCCCGGCGCGCCCTGTACAGCGCCACCAAGGGCGCCGTGTACTCCCTGACCCTCGCCATGGCCGCCGACCACGTCCGTGAGGGCATCCGCGTCAACTGCGTCAACCCCGGTACGGCGGACACCCCGTGGGTCGGCCGGCTGCTGGACGCGGCCCCCGACCCGGCCGCCGAACGCGCCGCCCTGGAAGCCCGCCAGCCCACCGGCCGGCTGGTCTCCGCCGCCGAAGTGGCGGGGGCCATCGCCTACTTGGCCAGCCCCCTGTCCGGCGCCACCACCGGCACCGCCCTCGCCGTCGACGGCGGCATGCAGGGCCTCAGGCCGCGCCCGGTGGGCCGGTGA
- a CDS encoding L-fuconate dehydratase, which yields MSQAPARVIAVDTHDIRFPTSRELDGSDAMNPDPDYSAAYVVLRTDAADGHEGHGFVFTIGRGNDVQVAAIDALRDHVLGRDVAQLCADPGSLFRDLIGDSQLRWLGPEKGVMHMAIGAVVNAVWDLAARRAGKPLWQLLADADPEWLVAQIDFRYIADALTPEAALDLLRRGRAGAGERRARLLERGYPAYTTSPGWLGYDDDKLGRLAAQAVADGFTQIKLKVGADLDDDIRRCRVARAVVGPDIRLAVDANQRWNVDEAIRWTKALAEFGPYWIEEPTSPDDVLGHATIRRAVAPVKVATGEHVHNRIVFKQLLQAGALDIVQIDAARVAGVNENLAILLLAARFGVPVCPHAGGVGLCELVQHLSMFDYLCVSGTTEDRVIEYVDHLHEHFRTPVVIRDGHYTAPTVPGFSAALRPEAVERYTFPGGTYWAADPDTQKGQAA from the coding sequence GTGTCCCAGGCCCCCGCCCGCGTCATCGCGGTCGACACCCACGACATCCGTTTCCCCACCTCGCGCGAGCTGGACGGCTCCGACGCGATGAACCCGGACCCCGACTACTCGGCGGCCTACGTCGTGCTGCGCACCGACGCCGCCGACGGGCACGAGGGACACGGGTTCGTCTTCACCATCGGGCGGGGCAACGACGTCCAGGTCGCCGCGATCGACGCGCTGCGGGACCATGTGCTCGGTCGGGACGTGGCTCAGCTGTGCGCCGACCCGGGCTCGCTCTTCCGGGACCTGATCGGCGACAGCCAGCTGCGCTGGCTCGGCCCCGAGAAGGGCGTGATGCACATGGCGATCGGGGCCGTCGTCAACGCCGTCTGGGACCTCGCCGCCCGCCGGGCCGGAAAGCCACTGTGGCAACTCCTCGCCGACGCCGACCCCGAGTGGCTGGTGGCGCAGATCGACTTCCGGTACATCGCGGACGCGCTCACGCCCGAGGCGGCTCTCGACCTGCTGAGGCGGGGGCGGGCAGGCGCCGGCGAGCGCCGGGCACGGCTGCTGGAGCGCGGCTACCCCGCCTACACCACCTCCCCGGGCTGGCTCGGCTACGACGACGACAAGCTCGGCCGGCTCGCCGCGCAGGCCGTCGCCGACGGCTTCACGCAGATCAAGCTGAAGGTCGGCGCCGACCTCGACGACGACATCCGGCGCTGCCGAGTCGCCCGCGCGGTCGTCGGACCGGACATCCGGCTCGCCGTCGACGCCAACCAGCGCTGGAACGTCGACGAGGCCATCCGCTGGACCAAGGCCCTCGCCGAGTTCGGCCCGTACTGGATCGAGGAGCCCACCAGCCCCGACGACGTCCTCGGCCACGCCACGATCCGCCGCGCCGTGGCCCCGGTGAAGGTCGCCACCGGCGAACACGTGCACAACCGGATCGTGTTCAAGCAACTCCTCCAGGCGGGCGCCCTCGACATCGTCCAGATCGACGCCGCCCGCGTCGCGGGCGTCAACGAGAACCTGGCCATCCTGCTGCTCGCCGCCAGGTTCGGCGTCCCGGTCTGCCCGCACGCGGGCGGGGTCGGCCTGTGCGAACTCGTCCAGCATCTGTCGATGTTCGACTACCTGTGCGTCTCGGGCACCACCGAGGACCGGGTCATCGAGTACGTCGACCACCTCCACGAGCACTTCCGCACCCCGGTCGTCATCCGCGACGGCCACTACACCGCCCCCACCGTCCCCGGCTTCTCCGCCGCGCTGCGCCCGGAGGCCGTCGAGCGGTACACCTTCCCCGGCGGCACCTACTGGGCCGCCGACCCCGACACCCAGAAGGGACAGGCCGCATGA
- a CDS encoding ABC transporter permease: MADTRAAPPLAAPKNPDARSARTVLLRRARELALVPALLLLMVLGAAVNDSFLTERNLISILGASAALAMVVLAESLVLITGKFDLSLESVVGIAPAVGALLVLPASQSGWGTEFPAGLALPAIPVVGAVIGAFNGVLVVKFRLNAFIVTLAMLIVLRGLLVGATKGKTLFGMPDSFYSLATTTFLNVPLSVWLAAVAFAVAGFVLKYHRTGRALYAIGGNADAARAAGVRVDRVMLGVYVVAGVLASLGGLLQTGYVGAISANQGQNMIFTVFAAAVIGGIGLDGGKGTMFGALTGVLLLGVVQNLLTLAQVPSFWIQAIYGGIILVALVIARVTTGRAQD; the protein is encoded by the coding sequence ATGGCTGACACCCGGGCCGCCCCGCCGCTCGCGGCCCCGAAGAACCCGGACGCCCGGTCGGCCAGGACCGTACTGCTGCGCCGGGCCCGTGAACTCGCACTCGTGCCCGCGCTGTTGCTGCTCATGGTGCTCGGCGCGGCGGTCAACGACTCGTTCCTGACCGAGCGGAACCTGATCTCGATCCTCGGTGCCTCCGCCGCGCTCGCGATGGTCGTGCTCGCCGAGTCCCTCGTGCTGATCACCGGCAAGTTCGACCTCTCCCTGGAGTCGGTGGTCGGCATCGCACCGGCCGTCGGCGCGCTGCTGGTGCTGCCCGCGAGCCAGTCCGGCTGGGGCACCGAGTTCCCGGCCGGGCTCGCCCTGCCGGCGATTCCGGTGGTCGGCGCGGTGATCGGCGCCTTCAACGGCGTCCTCGTCGTGAAGTTCCGGCTCAACGCGTTCATCGTGACGCTCGCGATGCTCATCGTGCTGCGCGGCCTGCTGGTCGGCGCCACCAAGGGCAAGACCCTGTTCGGCATGCCCGACAGCTTCTACTCCCTGGCCACCACCACCTTCCTCAACGTGCCGCTGTCGGTGTGGCTCGCCGCGGTCGCCTTCGCCGTCGCCGGGTTCGTGCTGAAGTACCACCGCACCGGCCGCGCCCTGTACGCGATCGGCGGCAACGCGGACGCCGCCCGCGCGGCCGGTGTCCGGGTGGACCGGGTCATGCTCGGCGTGTACGTGGTCGCGGGCGTCCTCGCCTCGCTCGGCGGGCTGCTGCAGACCGGGTACGTCGGCGCGATCAGCGCCAACCAGGGCCAGAACATGATCTTCACCGTGTTCGCGGCCGCGGTGATCGGCGGCATCGGCCTGGACGGCGGCAAGGGCACCATGTTCGGCGCGCTGACCGGCGTCCTCCTCCTGGGCGTCGTACAGAACCTACTCACCCTCGCCCAGGTGCCGTCGTTCTGGATCCAGGCCATCTACGGCGGGATCATCCTCGTCGCGCTCGTGATCGCGCGCGTGACGACGGGCCGCGCCCAGGACTGA
- a CDS encoding sugar ABC transporter ATP-binding protein gives MSTPLVEAEAVVKRYGPTLALADGRLTVLPGESHALVGRNGAGKSTLVNVLTGLQAPDAGTVRFDGEPAPPLADRDAWRRKVACVYQKPTVVPDLTVAENLFLNRQPTGRGIISWRRLRREATELLDTWDVHVDPEARTADLRVEDRQMVEIARALSFGARFIVLDEPTAQLDNREIERLFTRMRSLQGSGVTFLFISHHLQEVYEVCQTVTVLRDARWITTAPVAELPKAALVEAMAGESVTEQAVPERAVHDGAPALLEAHGLTSPAYQDIDLTVRRGEVVGLAGSSGSGKTELAESFAGLHTPTGGTARLDGERLPFGDVRAALRAGVGCVPRDRHEQGLVPGMSIGDNATLSVLDRLGRAGFVATDARRRFAAELIERLDIHAEGPEQPVSDLSGGNAQKVVMARALACEPRLLVLINPTAGVDVKSKESLLARMDDARDDGTAVLVVSDELDDLRRCDRVLVLFHGRVVAEHPAGWRDHELIASIEGVDHG, from the coding sequence ATGAGTACGCCGCTGGTCGAAGCCGAGGCCGTCGTCAAACGGTACGGCCCCACCCTCGCCCTCGCCGACGGACGGCTCACCGTGCTGCCCGGCGAGTCCCACGCCCTGGTCGGCCGCAACGGCGCCGGCAAGTCCACCCTGGTCAACGTCCTCACCGGCCTCCAGGCCCCGGACGCGGGCACGGTCCGCTTCGACGGCGAGCCCGCGCCCCCGCTCGCCGACCGGGACGCCTGGCGCCGCAAGGTCGCCTGCGTCTACCAGAAGCCGACGGTCGTCCCGGACCTGACGGTCGCCGAGAACCTGTTCCTCAACCGGCAGCCGACCGGCCGCGGCATCATCAGCTGGCGCCGGCTGCGCCGGGAGGCCACCGAACTCCTCGACACCTGGGACGTGCACGTCGACCCCGAGGCGCGCACCGCCGACCTCAGGGTCGAGGACCGTCAAATGGTGGAGATCGCCCGGGCGTTGAGCTTCGGCGCCCGGTTCATCGTGCTGGACGAACCCACCGCCCAGCTCGACAACCGGGAGATCGAACGGCTCTTCACCCGCATGCGCTCCCTCCAGGGCTCCGGTGTCACCTTCCTGTTCATCTCGCACCACCTCCAGGAGGTGTACGAGGTCTGCCAGACGGTCACCGTGCTGCGCGACGCCCGCTGGATCACCACCGCACCCGTCGCCGAGCTGCCGAAGGCGGCGCTGGTGGAAGCCATGGCGGGGGAGTCCGTCACCGAACAGGCCGTACCCGAGAGGGCAGTTCACGACGGCGCTCCCGCCCTGCTGGAGGCGCACGGGCTCACCTCACCGGCGTACCAGGATATCGACCTCACCGTCCGCCGCGGCGAGGTCGTCGGGCTCGCCGGCTCCAGCGGCAGCGGCAAGACCGAGCTCGCCGAGTCCTTCGCCGGACTGCACACCCCGACCGGCGGCACCGCCCGGCTCGACGGCGAGAGGCTGCCGTTCGGCGACGTACGGGCCGCCCTGCGGGCCGGGGTCGGCTGCGTCCCGCGCGACCGGCACGAGCAGGGACTGGTGCCCGGCATGAGCATCGGCGACAACGCCACGTTGAGCGTGCTGGACCGGCTCGGCCGGGCCGGATTCGTCGCCACCGACGCACGGCGCCGCTTCGCCGCCGAGCTGATCGAACGCCTCGACATCCACGCCGAGGGCCCGGAGCAGCCCGTCTCCGACCTGTCCGGCGGCAACGCCCAGAAGGTCGTGATGGCCCGCGCCCTCGCCTGCGAGCCCCGCCTGCTGGTCCTGATCAACCCGACGGCCGGCGTCGACGTGAAGTCCAAGGAGTCGCTGCTCGCCCGCATGGACGACGCCCGCGACGACGGCACCGCCGTCCTCGTCGTCTCCGACGAACTCGACGACCTGCGCCGCTGCGACCGCGTCCTCGTCCTCTTCCACGGCCGTGTCGTCGCCGAGCACCCGGCCGGCTGGCGCGACCACGAGCTGATCGCCTCCATCGAAGGAGTTGACCATGGCTGA
- a CDS encoding sugar ABC transporter substrate-binding protein gives MPASTVRKRSRSRIIGAAALAAGASLMLAACGSTKDTASAGSGGTGKVGVILPLLTSPFWQSYNDYVPRMAKSEGVEVLKTVNSNSDPSQQITDIDNELTQGVKGLVVAPLDSAAIQAGLDQAERKGVPVVAVDVAPDKGKVAMVVRADNVAYGEKACDYLGQHVSSGKVVQIMGDLASVNGRDRSEAFRSCVKRKYPKLKVLEIPAKWESDTAAAKLDTLLGANPDIKGIYLQAGGVYLAPTLQTLKSKDMLKPAGQQGHIAIVSNDGIPQEYDAIRKGRIDATVSQPADAYAKYGLYYIKAAMAGKTFKPGPTDHGSTIVRLPGGILEDQLPAPLVTKANVDDPTLWGNAVK, from the coding sequence TGCCCGCCAGCACAGTCAGGAAGCGCAGCAGGTCCCGGATCATCGGCGCGGCGGCCCTGGCCGCCGGTGCCTCCCTCATGCTCGCCGCCTGCGGCAGCACCAAGGACACCGCGAGCGCGGGCAGCGGCGGCACCGGCAAGGTCGGCGTGATCCTGCCGCTGCTGACCTCGCCGTTCTGGCAGTCGTACAACGACTACGTGCCCAGGATGGCCAAGTCCGAGGGCGTCGAGGTGCTGAAAACGGTCAACTCCAACAGCGACCCCTCGCAGCAGATCACCGACATCGACAACGAACTCACCCAGGGCGTCAAGGGGTTGGTGGTCGCCCCGCTGGACAGCGCCGCGATCCAGGCCGGACTCGACCAGGCCGAGCGCAAGGGCGTACCCGTGGTCGCCGTGGACGTCGCGCCGGACAAGGGCAAGGTCGCCATGGTGGTGCGTGCCGACAACGTGGCCTACGGCGAGAAGGCCTGCGACTACCTCGGACAGCATGTGAGCAGCGGCAAGGTCGTGCAGATCATGGGCGACCTCGCCTCGGTCAACGGCCGCGACCGCTCCGAGGCCTTCCGGTCCTGCGTGAAGAGGAAGTACCCGAAGCTCAAGGTGCTGGAGATACCCGCCAAGTGGGAGTCCGACACCGCCGCCGCCAAGCTCGACACGCTGCTGGGCGCCAACCCCGACATCAAGGGCATCTATCTCCAGGCAGGCGGCGTCTACCTCGCGCCGACCCTGCAGACCCTGAAGTCCAAGGACATGCTGAAACCGGCCGGGCAGCAGGGCCACATCGCCATCGTCTCCAACGACGGCATCCCCCAGGAGTACGACGCCATCCGCAAGGGCCGGATCGACGCCACCGTCTCCCAGCCCGCCGACGCCTACGCCAAGTACGGCCTGTACTACATCAAGGCGGCGATGGCCGGGAAGACGTTCAAGCCCGGCCCCACCGACCACGGCTCCACGATCGTGAGGCTGCCGGGCGGCATCCTCGAGGACCAGCTCCCCGCCCCGCTGGTCACCAAGGCCAACGTCGACGACCCCACCCTGTGGGGCAACGCGGTCAAATGA